The genomic interval GACCTGATTTCAACCTGTTTTCAAAGGGGCTAGTGCTAAATGATGTTCAAATTTGGTTCAAAAGTAATTTTCTGTAACTGACTATTGATAAAcatattttgaccttttttacaGGCATTTGCAGTTATGGCTTTTAAAGGtaccatattatgctttttctggttttatatgctctttagtgtgttttccaagtgtcctgtgcatgtttaggcacatctatgtgcaaaaattcaaagtctacggaaacgtggcttctcctacgtcctcctgttagctgcatgtaacgctcggttctagcccccctcgataaaaatttgtcagtccgacgtcattgtcagtgtgagatcactgatctaagcccattggctcgtaatggcaagcccagcagctcatgatgAAATTttcgagaaccgtgctgagcaactgaccaataacgacagagcggatcggcagaccaatcagagcagacttgggccacgtggggtctaacagtgggggctcagcagagtgtagctgacggactcagagcagagagggagcaaggaggagcagtacatgaaaacagacacttttttctaactttagctattgtgaacgtacaaaagtaggtacatagattaaatatatgaaccccaaaaagggcataatatgggctcatCAGTGAGCAAAATAGattattaaacttaaatatAATGATGGCCATTTATTTGCCCACTGCAGATTAGGAATGTCAAACTATTGGGTAGGGGGCCGGATTTGCTCAAATAAGACCTCATGGGAGCACATGATATAGAGTGCTAACTGatctattattttaaataattccaTAAAAGGTACTTAGACCAATCACTCCTCTTTAGCCCTGACAGTAAGCTCTTTCACGTGTCCATACTATGGTAGTCCAACTTTGACACTGACTTTTCTTTACGCTCCATGTCCTGCATGGGCCATCTTAATGCGTAATTCAAGAAAGCATTGTATCGCTACCCCTCAGCTCAACCAGCGGACCTCTACGTGATAGGACAGCCAGTGCATTTAATTATGATGAAACTTTTAAGCCAGTGTATAAGCGTTGCCACGCTCAAATTTTCCAGTGATTAGGAAAACAATTCCACCTCTGGTTGACCTAAAAACGAATCCTATAAATCCTCTAAAAATGATGTCCGTTATTAAAATGAACATGTCGTAGAGCAAGACCAATGGTATTAATTTGCATACCCATCATGGTGGTATGCCACTGGCAACAGCACAAGTCACAGAACGAAGGGTAAATATGCCATTACTGGCATGTAACTGAACTACAGGCATGTGCCACAGCTCCCAAAGTGGCATGCCAGATGCAACTTTGGGATCTTGCTGTCACTCCAAAAAGTATTGATTCACCACTGCCACAGGTTCAGGATATATACACCCCCCACTTCAAGAGGAAGACATTACACATCCAAAACTCTACCCACCCACTTCTGTTTTCATACCTTGCTTCAGGTAAACAGCTTCAAAGCGTTTAGAGCATAATCATAGACACCTTTTATCCCCAGACAATCAGTTTCCTGAACAGCAGGACTCAGTGTCTATGTGTCTCTACAATtcagtttgaaatgttgtattttctgtCTTGCATTATGCTgccatttattatttatctattATTTTTATAGTATTTGGTTGTGATGGATTGAGAGGGGTGAGGGCAACATAAATGTTATAGCATTAACTGTGCACTACTTGTAATGTACAtgacaaataaatgaaatgaaattgatttgaaaataaagtaaatagcTGTGTAATAAGATAATGTTTACTGAGTAGTTTAAGTGGAGCAGAGTTTCCCACCTGCTCTCTGTATTATATGCTTTTCACAATCCAATGTAAACTGCTTATAGGTAAACTAAGATgaaatatggtaaatggacttcagtttatatagtgcttttctagtcttccgactacttaaagcgcttttgcaccacatgtcacacccacccatacacacactgatacacacactgtgtattgagaggcgacgactctaccaactgagccacagccgccccaagtCTTTTATTAATTAAGTAAAAGGTGTACTGCTGCTGTCACGTTAACGGAAGAGGCGGTCAAATGACAAGCAGTCCATCTGACCACAGTCTCCTTATCAGAACAAATTCACCAGCTGTCAGCTTTCAGATTTTAAGGCCAAGGCAGCTTCGTGAAATCATGGAGCTTTCTGACAGTAATACGACACTAAATAACTTGAGTGGTTCGTTATCTGCCTGTCACAAAGCATACTCAGAAGTATTACACTTACAGCTTTATGCAGCTGATCGAGCTCTTCTTACCTTCACTGCAAAAAAATGACAGCTTAAACCGGTCTGCTGACCAGGAAGACGCAGACAATCTGTGGCAAGCAAAACGTTCCTGAGGTCCCTCAAGAAATCTTCAGAGAAGACTGTTAGAAATTGAATTTGACACGGGTAAATCATAAATGACTCTACCTTCCCCTCTGTATTCCGCTGTTTGAACCGGATACTTTACTTCCTGGACTGACGCGCGACGTGCGTTCCACGCTGGCAGCTTAGACGTCACGACGAAATGCCGACTTTTATTAACCCTGCCACACATAGGGCCTGGCTTTTACTTTGTAGATACTGTATCATAAACAAAGCTAAAGAGGTACAATTCAAAATTCTACATAAAATTTACCCTGTTAACTGCCTCATTGCTAAGTTTGCAGATATTGAGGCTGAGTGCACTTTTTGCAAAAACGATAGTCTATAGAAACAATCTCCCACGGATGTCTTATGGAAAGACATCGAATCAATTTTTTTCGGCTACTAAATGTGTTCATTCTCTAAACCtcaaaaatgttgattgtttctatatgaTAATAGAAAATATTGCTCTCGAAAATGTCATAAACTTCATCATAGGCTACTATATGCAAAGTTTTTCATTCACAAATAGAAATTCTCAAAGTCACTCCCAAAATTTAAAATTTATTTCACTTAGAATTCAAGACCCTTATTAAAGCACTTCTTTTAATCAACGACAAAAAATGCATCACATTTATGAATTATTATAACACCTTTTTCACTGAGACCTCTagttaaataatgatttacCTAGTTATGTATGCATCTTTATTGgtatttaattttatatatactgtatcaCTGCTGTCTTGTCTCCTGTATGTACTGGTTGttattttatctcattatttaatCTATATTTTCTTGATTTATATGCAGTACTGTATGGCGGtatggaaggtcgagggttcgatccccagctgagcaacatgtcccatgcgttcttgggcaagacacttaaccctgaattgctccggctgcttcagtggtggtgtatgaatgggattagttacttctgatggatgatactacatagcgaccactaccatcagtgtgtgaaaggatgtgaatgggtgggtgtgacaggcagtgtaaaagcgctttgagtagtcggaagactagaaccGGATCTGACGTTTAGTGGGAGTTCCCCTTGATGCCGACTTTATATCTATTTTGTTTAGCAAAGCAGTCCAAGCCACACCTCCTCAAAAACACGCCCATGTTCAGTGTGACAACACAGTCTTTTATGAACCTTTATCAACATTAGGATGTAAATGATCAGTCTTACAGTAGCCTATATGAACCTTTATAAACATAATGAACATTAGTGATCAGTCTTATATTAAACTTTAACATAAAAAGATCATTAATGATCAATCTaatattaaactttatttacatcATGATCTTCAAGGTTTAGTTGACTGTAATCCACACAAGACCAAGAGACACAAACTATGGCTGAACAAGAGAGCATGTGAACGCTCATGCAGTTAAACACACGTATCAGCCTCCGCTCTACATTTAATAAATTGTGAGGGCTTTACTTAGATATAatataacaaaaacatgaacacagacttTATCAGTTAATTAGTTTGAGTCCTCCTTTCCATCTGAGCCCAAATGCAGTAAATGCTCCAGTCTGAGTCATCAGTGTATGAGGCTATGTCGAGTCACGAGTACTGAAAATCAGGGCTCGAGCATTTAGACTGTAAAATGAATGGACgtagcctgagtgacgtcacccatctgtaggctccggaggctcatcagctgctgctgccgccatgctggaaatcctgtctcaggctctcagcctaactttcagtcaacctaacttCAGCCTAAGAGATGGAGCTGAGGTGGaatttaagcctcttgacaaactgttacatcccgccttcctgtcaatcaggtcatcTACGAACTATGGATGACATGTAGGCCTATTGTTCATAATATCAAAATGGTCgcattataaaaatgtatacCCCAGTGCAGTGTGTGCCCTGAGGAAGATTGAAAAAGGAAACCATTGCAGAGTTGCAaaagactgcagttcctcaagtttccaattgaggctggctccaaaagtcaagtcaactttatttgtacAACTAAAATCAAGTAAGGTGGACCAAAGTGCTTATTGagtaacatgaaaacaacaatgcatcatCTGATAATTAAGTCAGGATTGTTACGTTTTATTTCAATTGTATAAATGTTTGTTCAGAGGTAggctatttttcttttttcttttaaaataaagaaatccctaaaacataaagctgtatgccagttttcttAAAGTGTATGAATATTGTGATTGGTGGTGGTGGAATTGGCGGCAATACAAGGGGAACCAGCTGAAACCTTGCCTATAGAACACCAAATTGGGGGCTCAGAGAATAACAGAATAAACGTGAGCGCACTATGTTAAACCTGAAAAACCCAGTAGGCCTACTTACGTTTAACATTGGGCCAATTTACTGTTACAGGCTGTGCTTACTGAAGTGAAGGTAAGTCCCTTCCCTAGATCTGTTGAGAGGTTGTTAAATCAAGGTAATGGCCAAATTAAGGACAGTGGCAgaggaagattaaaaaaatgtgaaaacaaaacaaaaacaaacaacaacaacgacctGTTGAACATGCTGTAGCCTATTTCGTATTTCAAAGGAGAGGGGACACAAAGACCTTATGCGCCAGGTAGGCTTTCAGCCCCTCCTCCAATGGGCACCACGCCCCTGTGAGTTGGAGGCAGGATACCTCAACGCCTCACCTTACTTCCAACTGTGCTAAAGCACCTGGATATAGACAGCGTCTCCTGGAGCCAGTAAGACTTATTTTCTTGACGTGGACATGGAACCAGTCTACAGAGGCTTGGGTcgctgtgtgtgctgtttttggCTCGCTATAGCATTTGACATTGTGGGACTGGCCGTACTTCTCATTGggctgtttgtgaatgtgtttttctatgacTTGCTCATCTACGCGGGCGCCATCGTCATCTTCCTCAGCCTCATCTGGTGGGTTTTCTGGTACTCTGGGAACATCGAGGTGCCCCCGGCAGAGCTGGAAGATGATGTTGGTTTACTAAAGAAGGACAAGAGTGGTATGAGAGGTATTAGGAGCGCGGTAAGGCGCCTCTCGAGCCGTATGTCCAGCGGCATCAGGAACTCGTTTCGCAGGAACGAAGGACCGTCCAGCTCCCGCACGGTCCGGTCGCATAGGACAGCAGCTGGGCCGCCCGTGGACTCTCAGTTGGAGCATGGACGCGTTGCCATGGCAACGATGACACTTCAGGAACCTATCCCGCACACCACCTCAGGGGCTGGCTTTGTTGTAGAGATGCAGCTAACCACAACAGAGACTTCACCAACATAGTGTGTCCAACCCAAAGGTGAGACCTGACGCACACAACACCAGCGTATAGGCTAGCCTATGTAGGCCTAGGCCCTTGGAGAAAAATGTGCAGTCATCAGGAAAAGTGATAAGTTGTATCAAGGACTTAACAAATTTGGGCCCTCGTAGCCTATTTTATTATATGGCAGTGACTGATAATGGCCAAAGTTGTAGTAAGGATATcaggtgaaaaataaaagtaaatatgcTTCCTGTGATTAATGGTACATAAACAACATTATCCCCTTTATGGTACCAATAGGCTACCAtttactttttcaaaatgaaagttttattttctccttgaCTTCCAAATCATCAATCATTTAAAAGAATACAGTTTAAGATCaaactttgattaaaaaaggCTATAATTATAGACTATTATAAAGCCTTCATAAGTGAACGCAAATATCTGAACATAAAGAAAGCTAttcttgtattgtatttgttgtttgatgAAAAATGTACCTGTTTAATTGTATATGGGTTCTGAACACAAAAGGAATCATGgtctttttaaatcatttaggCCTAGCTGATTTTTATTCAGTTGGTGAATAGCCATTCTGCATACTATTATTAAAAcgattttgtttaaataaaatgccCCTTTGTTACTTTCCTATTCTATTTTCTTTTAGCTTGATAGTGGTTCATGCGGAACCATAAAGACGACTCTCTGTGGCAATGGCAGTAAAAAATCTTATCAATGGGTAAATGATTGACTATGGGTCAGCGCTCACTAAAAGACAAGCCCTTATTTCAAACAATACCAGGCTTACATGAAACTTCCTTGAAAACCTCAACATCAACATACTAAAAATGTCTGGAAAAACATATATGCCTTTCCAAACTCCTcttttgaatgtaaaaacaaactctAAACTACTGAGCATGtgcttttttaataattttaaatcattttcttcccCAGCAAAACTTGATACGGGACTACTCTACAGTGTCTTTGGTTGATTCCAGTTCATGCTCTCCTGTTCTCCTGATGATATCTGTAAAACATAATGTTGGCATTTTGGGGTTGATAATAAATgctttattcaaataaatgttttccaaaTAAAGTTATGTTTTATCAAAATAACAGCATGGAATCAGTCTTTTAATATcgacaaacatgtttacaattcTACAAGAGACTTTAAGCAATTGACAGTTGAATATCAAAGCCCAACCTTCCAGGAAATGTACAGTTATGTCAGATGAAACATGCTTGCATCTTGTTACTGCAAAACATCATGGAACATATGCACTTAACCAGGACTGTTTTAGCCCTCTACATTAGTGACCAGAGACATTTTGATTCAGGGttttctgtctgtccatctgtgGAATCACAGatccacttgtttttttaatttatattttatttaaaatgtatttgaccaGGAGAAAcgtcattgagattaaaaacctacAAGCACAGATCAACATGAGTGAGAGAGCAGAAAGTCATTAGTCAAAAcatctacaacctgaagcatcttcctccaacaccaAGGCAGatatcatcctgcaggagattccaggctgcaggagcagtgtacctgaaactccttttccccatttcaagaCGC from Labrus mixtus chromosome 20, fLabMix1.1, whole genome shotgun sequence carries:
- the si:dkeyp-72e1.6 gene encoding transmembrane protein 238-like; the encoded protein is MEPVYRGLGRCVCCFWLAIAFDIVGLAVLLIGLFVNVFFYDLLIYAGAIVIFLSLIWWVFWYSGNIEVPPAELEDDVGLLKKDKSGMRGIRSAVRRLSSRMSSGIRNSFRRNEGPSSSRTVRSHRTAAGPPVDSQLEHGRVAMATMTLQEPIPHTTSGAGFVVEMQLTTTETSPT